The Thermogemmatispora onikobensis genome has a window encoding:
- a CDS encoding CU044_2847 family protein, protein MKKLVAFPLEDGGQVVIEVEEPEPEGGERVPVSRRLTRPEQASETLEKALQKVLPAIKAVAEKLHHLDLKPDEVEIAFGIKLSASLGAILATAGSEANFDITLHWYGKDRPVR, encoded by the coding sequence ATGAAGAAGCTGGTTGCCTTTCCCCTGGAGGATGGTGGGCAGGTGGTGATTGAGGTTGAGGAGCCGGAGCCGGAAGGGGGCGAGCGGGTCCCGGTCTCCCGCCGCCTGACGAGGCCGGAGCAGGCGTCGGAAACGCTGGAGAAGGCGCTGCAGAAGGTCCTACCGGCCATCAAGGCAGTGGCAGAGAAATTACATCATCTGGATCTCAAGCCCGACGAGGTTGAGATCGCCTTTGGGATCAAGCTCAGTGCTTCGCTGGGCGCTATTCTGGCCACTGCTGGCAGCGAGGCCAATTTCGATATTACGCTGCACTGGTACGGCAAAGATCGCCCAGTGCGCTAG
- a CDS encoding trypsin-like peptidase domain-containing protein, with the protein MPAFEEAIRRAIVRILASPEHTSVCGAGFLIAPRRLLTCAHVVSTALQCWEPEELKRHAILLDFPFLNAREPLHASIVHVDPSQQHDLAVLELRDRAPAEARPVPLKRCGTFWDHPYRVLGFSDQFGEGVWAEGHLQGEDGTGAIQMASHSGSEHVIREGFSGAPVWDETEEAVVGMVSEVIRWGSYDSRPVMLPLRHLCQSWPELVTYLIREPSAPVTAPRAPADPFIEQEWQPGQLITIDSGQYLLTERLREETSSDPPALERWYLARPFPPKEQKRRRGIEHVLIKQIVLRLPMAEGARLLQQLRNESELLMRLRAGTIFPTLLVTETGSQSFTLVQRYPPGRPVSRYFPEQDQPADLFRARELLRALPPFCSQLAALHRLGAAHRYLCGDSLIMEPRRHGPPVLRLRDLGLATRPACAGEGPRGYAAPEQLYARYSIPGTDLYQLGALLYHLLTGKLPGSFMYGLAPPSSLQPELAPALDSVIMRALAREPAQRWPDLDTFAKALNSVLQDWSRA; encoded by the coding sequence ATGCCAGCTTTTGAAGAGGCTATTCGGCGCGCTATTGTTCGAATCCTTGCTTCGCCCGAGCATACAAGTGTCTGCGGTGCCGGCTTTCTGATCGCCCCGCGCCGGCTTCTGACCTGTGCTCACGTGGTGAGCACAGCTCTGCAGTGCTGGGAGCCAGAGGAGCTGAAGAGGCACGCAATACTGCTTGACTTCCCTTTTCTCAATGCTCGTGAGCCGTTGCATGCCTCCATTGTCCACGTGGACCCTTCTCAACAGCACGATCTGGCCGTCCTTGAGTTGCGCGACCGGGCACCGGCGGAGGCCCGGCCCGTGCCTCTGAAGCGGTGTGGGACTTTCTGGGATCATCCCTATCGTGTGTTGGGCTTCAGTGATCAGTTTGGAGAAGGCGTTTGGGCCGAGGGCCACCTCCAGGGAGAGGATGGAACGGGCGCTATCCAGATGGCCAGCCATTCTGGTTCTGAGCATGTTATTCGGGAAGGTTTCAGCGGCGCACCCGTTTGGGATGAGACAGAGGAGGCCGTGGTTGGGATGGTAAGCGAGGTCATTCGGTGGGGCTCGTATGACAGCCGCCCCGTGATGCTGCCTCTACGGCACCTATGCCAGAGCTGGCCGGAACTCGTTACTTACCTCATTCGCGAGCCGTCTGCGCCTGTTACAGCGCCCCGGGCTCCTGCCGATCCTTTCATAGAGCAAGAGTGGCAGCCTGGTCAGCTCATCACAATTGACAGCGGGCAGTATCTGCTGACCGAGCGTTTGCGAGAAGAGACCAGTTCCGACCCGCCAGCCCTGGAGCGCTGGTATCTGGCTCGCCCTTTTCCGCCGAAGGAGCAGAAACGACGCCGGGGCATTGAGCATGTGCTCATCAAGCAGATCGTCCTTCGCCTCCCAATGGCAGAGGGAGCGCGTTTGTTACAACAATTGCGGAATGAGAGTGAGCTACTGATGCGGCTTCGAGCGGGTACGATTTTCCCTACTCTCCTGGTGACCGAGACCGGCTCCCAGAGCTTTACGCTCGTGCAGCGCTATCCCCCAGGTCGGCCTGTAAGTCGCTATTTCCCCGAGCAAGATCAGCCGGCTGACCTTTTTAGAGCGCGGGAGCTGTTACGTGCATTGCCGCCTTTTTGCAGTCAGTTGGCCGCGCTGCACCGGCTTGGGGCTGCCCATCGCTATCTTTGTGGTGACAGCCTGATCATGGAACCGCGCCGGCATGGCCCACCTGTCTTGCGCTTGCGTGATCTTGGACTGGCCACACGACCCGCCTGCGCTGGTGAGGGGCCCCGAGGGTATGCCGCCCCCGAGCAGCTCTACGCCCGCTATTCGATACCTGGCACCGACCTCTATCAGCTGGGGGCCTTGCTCTACCATCTGCTGACCGGCAAGTTGCCCGGCTCCTTCATGTATGGGTTAGCGCCTCCTTCCAGCTTGCAGCCGGAGCTTGCCCCGGCGCTCGATTCTGTCATCATGCGCGCACTTGCACGAGAGCCGGCGCAGCGCTGGCCTGACCTGGACACTTTTGCCAAGGCTCTCAACAGCGTCTTGCAAGACTGGTCTCGCGCGTGA